Within Topomyia yanbarensis strain Yona2022 chromosome 2, ASM3024719v1, whole genome shotgun sequence, the genomic segment CGTTCACTCGCGCTCTCGTTCTCCCGTTTCATTCTGCTCCGTTCGCCAGCTCATCAAATCGATAGCCAAACAAACTACCGTCCCCAGCAAGAAGTATAGACGAATCTATCAGTCTACACTTTTGAAAGATATACTCAGCGCTGTTTGCTCCAAATATCAGTCAATTTAACTGAAATTAGGAGCGATCCGCCAACATCGATGTGGGGATCTGTATCGAATGGCCATCGATGGATGCTAAAACATGTCCATATCGTCGCACGTCATGTCAAGAAAATCATCGTCATAGCTTTGCAGCTGGGTTGGCTCCTGTCGGGAGCTTTCCGGTACCGGTTCTTGATCCTTCGGGTCGCTGAGCCCTACAACAGAAAGGGGGTTAAAACAATGTATTGGAAACATGTAAACACTACAAAATCTACCTTTTTCAGGGCTTGTTACATTTACGAGTACGTTTTGTGGATGGTAGTCTGGGCTTCCCTCACGGTTCTCATCGCCCACCGGTGAAGGAGGTGGGTTTGACACTGGAATGTAATGGCATCTAATAAAAGCTATCGTTTCATATTTAATAAAACAGATCTTACGTGTGCTGTGAGTTTCTGGCTTGAGATGGGACAGCATTAGATCGCTTCTTGTCGGCAGTTCGTTATCCGCTGCTTGTCGGTTGAGggtcttcttcagttcttcgaCCTTCTTTTCGCGGTTTACGGCTTGGGAGTTTTTACGTTCCTTGATGGCGGTTTTCTTCTCAACCAGGAAGATTGCCTTCTTGTCGTCCTTGTCAATCTCCTCGTTATGTTTGAGGAGAAATAGGAACACGCCTCCTGGGGTACGACGGCGTGCACCGTTCTGGAAAACAAAAGgacttattttttttgtaaatgtaTTGGTGAACGGTCGTTTACCATAATAAGCATTCCTCCATCGGCttcaattttttgtgtttcCTTGAACAGCTTGGCAGGTATTTGTTTACCAAGAACGCTTACAACTCGCACTGAAAATGTGTAAATGTTATTTTCAGCTAAGTTGCAGATCGTTTGGCATAAACGAAACATCAGAATAAATCGATCGTCTATTGGCTGAACCTTTACTGGGCCAATTTCTTTTTAgttgtttttaaaatttgactAATCTTCGTGGTTCTTCATTGCAATGCTCAAAAAACTAGATTGATGTcgtttaaaatctattgaataaAAGCAGCTACTTACACATAAGGTCATCCTTTTCCTCGCACAGTTTGTTGGCTAGTTCGGCTGCAAACGCTTCGTAATCACAATCCTCAGCTATGTTCAGATCTAGAATGTGCCTGGAAGCAAATCTAACCGGTAAATTGCCCAATCATTGTGAGTCTACTTTGTGCGGAAAGCCCATCACCCACGGTGCACATAAATCGAACCGAAACGCCATGCAAGCAAGCTCACACAAAAGAACTAAATTTTATGTCTTACCTTGGTGTATTTTGGAAGCTATCGTTGCTATTACTGTCGCTACTGTTTCGCTTTCCGAGTCGCAACTTGACGCTTTTCCGTTCCCGAACGCAGGCACTTCCAAACGAGGTCGAACGAAACCGCTTACCACCCCCGCACCCATCCGAGTCATCCGAGTTCGACTGTCGCCTTTTCATCGCCCGCTGAAACGCATTGTCGCCATTCATCCGATATTTCAAGTTATAATCGTAGGACTCGACGTCCCGATTTCTCATCCCGTTCAGTGTCACGTCACACCCACGCATAGTTTCCATCAACGTATCCTCCTGCAGACTTTCGGTCCAGATGTTATATTTGCTTGGAAGCGATTGACTTGTCTGTGGCTGCGGAATCTTTTCCAATGGAGGACGTATCCTCAATTTCTTGTCGCTATTACTTCTCATGCGCTTCCCGAAACTAGCGCCATCGTCATCACTATCGTCCGAGCTGGCTTCTGATTCGTCGTTCAAATCATCCTGGTCAGACAGAATTTCCATTGCTGTCCGTGGTTGGCTCACGCTCGCCCCGCCGGCGAATTCCGTTTTTGCTAGTTCTGGTCGTGCCAAAGGCGTGTAACCTTCATCGCTGTCATCTGTCACCTGCAAAAGGATCGAATAAAGGCGCAGTTTCTCGCAAATCGGTCATTGACATCAAAGTAGACTGGGGAGTACGGTGATTGTGAGGCAGAGCTTTTAACAAATAAAATGTAGGTCAACTATTGCCTTTGAAAAGCTAGCCTATTTTAGgctaattgaaaaaatatcgcCTAATCCTTATGTGTCAATCAAACTAAGCTGTTCACGATGCTGCCTTTTTCTTTGGAAAATATGACCTTGGTATTTAATGAGTGATTTTCTGGTAATTGCATATTAATTGGAAAATTATTTGTAGTTGCTTCTCATTTGGTTAGATTGTTTTCTATTACGGAAAACGTTGAATATCACCTGATAAATCAAGCCTACGTCAACCATGTGCAGTTACTGAAaaggaaaatttttcaacaatcttCGTGTTCTAGATTGCATTTCACCGCCTGGTTTTACTGACATTGCAAGTTCAAGAATTAACACGAGTTGACGATCAaacttcacaaaaaaaaatccaccacCACAAATCCACACAATTGGCCACCGCTTTGGCCATACGGGGCACAGGATACTCACCTCACCTTCCTCGAGCTCCAGGTCCTGCGGATTTGGACCAGCGAGCTTGATTGCTTCGTGTTCCATGCTCGTCATTTTAGAGCTCCTATGTCTACCTGCTATAGGGGAGACGATTTGTGAAGCAATTTTCTAGCCGGACGAGTAATGCCGTGGTAAGGGCATACTAGCTAAActagtaaaaacatttttgctgCATTGGTCACGAtagcaaattattttttttggaaaaaatcacTTTCAATTCTGTCGTAtagataaaaaaattaactttcttTCACTTTGCTTCTCTGGTTGTCGCCTAATTTGACATTTCGTGTTTAGTGAGTGCCACACAGGGTGATCTGTAAATCCGTTTGCAATTTGACAGCTCGTGAGTTGCCGTTGGTGCAGTGATACTAGATATATTATAATGGTTTCACATTTAGTACTAAAGACATATTTTGTCTTCAATGACCAGGAGTCGGATTCGATCTATGGGcggatcactctaggaatgtataacaaatttgcatcaaattagaaaaaatgcatcccgtctcttttcttctgctgtgatttttatgcattttcatgcatatacttctagtaagcattcaatgagtgaaTAGAATAGActgaatatgtccaatgcataaaatttacggcagaagaaacgagaggcagatagaaaagtatactatcaatgcataaataaaattctgcgttcAGTACACTTCAGCCGGAAAATGGGTCGGAATTCTGGTTGACTCCAGTGGCTCATTTTTCGGTCTAGTTTTAAGGTGGGGGTTGTGGTTATGgtaatgattttcatttgaaCTTCTAGAATTCACACACGCTTCTTCGCCACAGTCATTACCTAAAAAATGATTGCAATActccccggtcaaaccattcggaatttgaattGGAATCCTGAATTGAATCAGTATGGatttcagctcaaatgcaagaaccg encodes:
- the LOC131681896 gene encoding phosphorylated adapter RNA export protein isoform X1, which produces MTSMEHEAIKLAGPNPQDLELEEGEVTDDSDEGYTPLARPELAKTEFAGGASVSQPRTAMEILSDQDDLNDESEASSDDSDDDGASFGKRMRSNSDKKLRIRPPLEKIPQPQTSQSLPSKYNIWTESLQEDTLMETMRGCDVTLNGMRNRDVESYDYNLKYRMNGDNAFQRAMKRRQSNSDDSDGCGGGKRFRSTSFGSACVRERKSVKLRLGKRNSSDSNSNDSFQNTPRFASRHILDLNIAEDCDYEAFAAELANKLCEEKDDLMLRVVSVLGKQIPAKLFKETQKIEADGGMLIMNGARRRTPGGVFLFLLKHNEEIDKDDKKAIFLVEKKTAIKERKNSQAVNREKKVEELKKTLNRQAADNELPTRSDLMLSHLKPETHSTLSNPPPSPVGDENREGSPDYHPQNVLVNVTSPEKGLSDPKDQEPVPESSRQEPTQLQSYDDDFLDMTCDDMDMF
- the LOC131681896 gene encoding phosphorylated adapter RNA export protein isoform X2 yields the protein MTSMEHEAIKLAGPNPQDLELEEGEVTDDSDEGYTPLARPELAKTEFAGGASVSQPRTAMEILSDQDDLNDESEASSDDSDDDGASFGKRMRSNSDKKLRIRPPLEKIPQPQTSQSLPSKYNIWTESLQEDTLMETMRGCDVTLNGMRNRDVESYDYNLKYRMNGDNAFQRAMKRRQSNSDDSDGCGGGKRFRSTSFGSACVRERKSVKLRLGKRNSSDSNSNDSFQNTPRHILDLNIAEDCDYEAFAAELANKLCEEKDDLMLRVVSVLGKQIPAKLFKETQKIEADGGMLIMNGARRRTPGGVFLFLLKHNEEIDKDDKKAIFLVEKKTAIKERKNSQAVNREKKVEELKKTLNRQAADNELPTRSDLMLSHLKPETHSTLSNPPPSPVGDENREGSPDYHPQNVLVNVTSPEKGLSDPKDQEPVPESSRQEPTQLQSYDDDFLDMTCDDMDMF